In one window of Leptospira sp. WS92.C1 DNA:
- a CDS encoding CoA ester lyase encodes MSKLTHPREALFEGEKPFPIIPACEHFAGSEKLITKALELQNKLGGLFDITMDCEDGAQTGKEKEHAELIVRLQNSELNKHKMSGVRIHDYTNAFWKQDVDIIVPGAGEKIAYITIPKPTRAAQVEDMITYIQKAVQKAGIKREIPIHVLIETNGALQEIEKIAALPWLQVLDFGLMDFISGHHGAIPASCMKSPGQFDHELLRRGKANLVAAALANGVIPAHNVTLDLKNQYQTYKDAKRAHDDFGFLRMWSIYPTQIQAILDAMAPDYSEVQTAAEILIQAQNAEWGPIQYAGDLHDRATYRYFWEILQKAKLTGISISDEANKRFFH; translated from the coding sequence ATGTCTAAATTGACTCATCCAAGAGAGGCGCTCTTCGAAGGAGAAAAGCCTTTCCCTATCATTCCCGCCTGCGAACACTTTGCGGGTTCCGAAAAGCTAATTACCAAAGCCCTTGAACTTCAGAACAAACTCGGTGGTCTTTTTGACATCACCATGGATTGCGAAGACGGAGCACAAACCGGAAAAGAAAAAGAACACGCGGAACTCATCGTTCGTCTTCAGAACAGCGAACTCAACAAACACAAAATGAGCGGCGTGAGAATCCACGACTATACAAATGCATTCTGGAAACAAGACGTAGATATCATCGTTCCGGGCGCCGGAGAAAAAATCGCTTACATCACAATTCCTAAACCGACCCGCGCGGCTCAAGTGGAAGATATGATCACCTATATTCAAAAAGCGGTTCAAAAAGCGGGCATCAAAAGAGAAATCCCGATTCACGTTCTGATCGAAACCAACGGAGCTCTTCAAGAAATCGAAAAGATCGCGGCTCTTCCTTGGTTACAGGTCCTTGATTTCGGTTTAATGGATTTTATCTCGGGACACCACGGAGCAATTCCAGCTTCCTGTATGAAAAGTCCGGGCCAGTTTGATCACGAACTCTTAAGAAGAGGAAAGGCGAACTTAGTGGCGGCCGCTCTCGCAAACGGAGTGATTCCCGCTCACAACGTCACTCTCGATTTGAAAAATCAGTATCAAACCTACAAAGACGCAAAACGCGCCCATGACGATTTCGGTTTTTTGAGAATGTGGTCCATCTACCCGACTCAGATCCAGGCGATCCTCGACGCGATGGCTCCGGATTACAGCGAAGTGCAAACTGCGGCTGAAATTCTCATCCAAGCTCAGAATGCGGAATGGGGACCGATTCAGTATGCGGGCGATCTTCATGACCGCGCGACTTACAGATACTTTTGGGAAATTCTTCAAAAAGCAAAGTTGACCGGGATCTCGATTTCGGACGAAGCAAACAAAAGATTTTTCCACTGA